The Silene latifolia isolate original U9 population chromosome X, ASM4854445v1, whole genome shotgun sequence genome contains the following window.
TTGTTAACTTCATCTAGAATACCCCTAGTTCTAGGCATGTTTGCATGAAATCTTTCTGAAGTTTCCGAGTTCAATTATGTAGATTCAGGTTAACTGTAAACAATAAGCAGAGTTTAACCTCTTTAAATTCTGCTTCAGGGCGTACATCAAGAATCACAAAGTTATTCTCGTTCTGCAAACGCAAAGCTTCTTTCACGTCCACTGTCTTTACCTGCAAAGGTAATCAAACTTCTAGGATCCTTATCTAGAATGCAAAATTTAATTGAGACAGTCATACAACCAAGCCATTACTATCCTATTCCTCatttaatatgagtaatatcgtTAATGGCTTGGTTTTATGCACACAGTCGTCTCATACTAGACTACCTGTATCTGGTATGTGCTTTGGCCATACCTTTTTCTTGAGCAGAACTTCGCGCTTTACTTTCCACTCTTCTTCAGCTGCTACCTCAGAGTAGATTATAAAAATGGTCAGGACAACCTATTCATGTACATGAACCCCACCCGGCCGCCCGTTCCCAAAACAGCTCAAAATGACTTAATGTTCAGAAGTGAAAAGAGTTAGAACTACCTGGTGACTTGGCTGGTTTAGTTGCTGCATTTCTAACACTGAACCCCATCGGCGCACTATGGAACCTTAGCCTCGCACTCGTGTTCATACCCGAGTTATTCATCAATGAGCATGATTGACCGGTTTTTGATGACCGAAACAGGATTGAATCATGGAATATGTGGTTTAATGAGGATGAGATTGATTGGTGCTGTGTGACTGAGGTAAAAGAAGCCattcttattttttttcttttgttttcgggTTAGAAGTTAAGTTTGGAAGTTACTAATGATGATTGATGAAGCATAGATGCTTGTTTGTGAAGATATTTTGGTTAGAGATAATCTGATCTAGTGATGGTTATTAGATGGGTGTGATTTTATTTGGATATGCCCTCATCCAACCAGATTGTCTCTTCCTGCAACTCTTTTACTATCAACTGTCAACTTTGATGCTCAAGTTTCAAGTTTTGGTGGGTTCCCATTTTGGCATTTTTTTTAAAGGGGAAGTGAGATAATGGAGTGGCAAAGGTTTTTCTTGGTCCATGATTAAGACCCACCAATGAGCAACATAAActctaacacaaattctcattatagacggacactatccgtctatacgtatagacggataccattttccctcacaaaatactcatttgccataaagtggaaagcacatggggggtgccccaccttgtcccccctacccattttattagaggtctttacccgtctatacgctccacccgtctataccaagacctattgaaacTCTAATTATATTCATTTTGTagttcacaaattcttatttcagaccgccaTATCCTTCTGAAATagtcagacggataccatttcctctcacaaaaaacccatttagggtgtgagtgggaaaACACATGGAggtgtcccaccacccatgtacttctcacttgtgagaggtcttattgcggtctgaaataagacggtctTAAGCAAGATGGACTGTTTAATATCAAACCAAGTTTCTTGATTTTTGAAAGAACTTTTTCATGCAATGGGACAAACTTTTTTTAAAGGTTCTTATTTACAAACCCAATACAAAGATGATTAAACGCGGATTTTAACTCATTATGGATTTTGATATTTTGCAATAATTTTGCAAAGTGGGTTTTGGACGAATAAGTTTTATTGTTGGCTAGTGTATAGTCTTTTCGAGCGTCAAGTATGTATTATTATCAGGTTGCCATATGCGGATTTGTTTGAGTCGAGTGAGGTCTTATTTATGCGGTTTAAGATAGAATTACAAATGTGTGAAGGCATGTaccaaagaaaaaaagaaaaaaaacaaatatGTGAAGCTAAATTAGAACTCTACAAAACATAATGAGCAGGATCCACTGATCCAACACGTCCCAAGCACAATCTATTCACGATAATTATTCAGTTTAGCATAACCCATAATATGATAAACCACTAGTCTTGTAAATATTTGTTCTAATTTACTAGTTAAGCGAGCTAAGTATTACGCCACCTAAACGTATTGACACGACACCACGACCCATACCGTACAATTAAAATTTCATGTTACCCGTGGCCGTGGGGCATGTATTTGTTTAGTTAATTGACTAAATCCGAtccatttaatttaatttaatacaCTGTTTTTCAAGTACAAAGATATTAACAAGATCTGATTAATTTTTCTAATTAATTAAAGCATTAAACAAATCAATCCCTTTTCCCACACGTCTTACACTTGCAGAAATACACATCACTCTCTACACTCTCATCCCTCTCTCTTCATCTGAAGAACAACGACGAAGAagaagaacaacaacaatggaGATATTCTACTACCTCGTTTTCGGATCTCTAGCTTCCATTGTTGCTGCTGTTGAATTCTCCAAATCTAACAAGGATCGCATCAATACTCCCTCCTCTTTTAATTCCTTCAAAAACAATTATCTCCTTGTTTACTCTCTCATGATGGGTATAACCTTTCTCCTTTTTTAATTTCGACGATTTATTGCTTTTTTACGTTGTTTTGTTGTTGCGATTCGGATCGATGTGTATGTTGCTGTGATTTTTGTGATTTGATTTGTTGATTTACGTTTGAATTGCGATTTGTGTTACGCGATTAATTTAATCTTTGAGAAATGTGTATAATCTGAGGTTAATTGATGCGATTTTCCTATGGAAATAGTGTGTTTTAGATTCTTATGTTAATTAGCGAAATTGTTAATGTGATTTGTCGGTTGACATATTTGAGCTACGCGTACAAAATTAGAGGAGAAATTGAGAAAATGTCGTCATCACGGAAAATCGATGTGATTTGGCTGAGAAAGAGTGTATTTTAGATTCTTATGTTAATTTGCGAAATTGTAAATGTGATTTTGTTGATTGACGTATTTGAGCTAGGTGTACAAAAATAGGCGAGAAAATGTTAGTTTATTTCAGATTCTTGAGTTATTTTGTGAAATTGTAACTGTGATTTGTCGATTGATACATTAGAGTTAGGTGTACAAAATTTGGGGAGAAAATGTTAATTCATTACGGAAAGTCGATAAGGTTTTGCTAAGGGAAGAGTGTTTTTCAGATTCTTATGCTAGTTTGCCAAATTATGAATGTGATTTGTTGATTGACATATTTGAGCTAGGTGAATAAAATTAGTGGAGAAAATGTTGTCATTGCGGAGAGAGTACAGTACCTGTAATTGTTTTTGAATTTACTACACAGGGAGTGCTTGATAGAGTTTTGGAAGAAGCGGCGTAATGAAATTGAGAAATGCACATTCGTACGGATGTTCGTTATAACGACTCTCTTGTTGGTTTTAGTACGCTCATTTGTGCATATATAGTTGGTGTTACTGTGTGAGTAGTGTTGGAAATTTAAGAATATCTTTGCCTGTGTTTTGTATATGCTTATAATGTTGTCAGTGTTACATTATTGCCATAGAGTCATTGCTTAATCGAATTTGGGTATATGACAACTGGAAGAGtttttgattgaatgttgtatgTGGAGACAGCTGGCGACTGGTTGCAGGGTCCATATGTGTATTACCTTTATAGCACATACGGTTTTGGGAAAGGGGAAATAGGACAGCTGTTCATCGCTGGTTTTGGATCATCTATGCTCTTTGGGACGATCGTTGGTTCACTTGCTGACAAACAGTAATGCTTATATATACTTTCTTCCCAGTGCTTTATTTTCTATGTTGATTTCTTCGAATCTTCCAGTCTAATCTTATTGCCTTGATTGTACAATCCAGGGGCCGAAAGAGAGCATGTGTCACTTATTGCATAACCTACATCCTGAGTTGCATTACCAAGCATTCTCCTCAATACAAGGTCCTGATGCTGGGCCGAGTATTGGGAGGTATTGCCACATCACTTTTGTTCTCTGCATTCGAGTCGTGGCTGGTTGCAGAGCATAATAAGGTGATTATCTGTTTTATTCATCTCAAATGCAGTTACTAAGTCCATCTTGGAGAAAATGTTTCTGTTGCCAGATGAATTAGAGATGGGTGCGTTGAGTGGGTGGGGTGGAGTGGGTACTGTGCAGgctcttttgatttttttttttttttttaacggtCTTGTAAATTATGTGATGTTGAAACACTCGACATTGCCTTTGGAATTTGGGTATTAGAGTACTTATGTCTGAGATCAGTTCTCCTTGTCATAAAAGGCATGGATAAGTATTGCTCGTATCGTAATTGCAAATTTTGCTCTTTCAATATCAGGAATGGTTTTATAGCCATTATTGTTCAGTATCACATAAGTGTGACTATTACTTTTCTGTGTGTAATTTAGGAATTTAACAGCTTTTATGATTAGGTCTAGTTTGGTACATCGGGGTTGTTATATACTCATTACTTATCTTGATGTCCGTAATGCTGGCGACTGCAATTTTCTGATTTGGAATTTTGATTGGCACAGTTAACTTTTGATTTGTGAAAAAGATGGTTAGTGTATATATCAAACTATTTGTTTGTACCGAGTATGACTATCTTTCTTTTCTAATATATGTAGAGGGGCTTTGAACAACAATGGTTGTCAATAACTTTCTCGAAGGCAATTTTTCTTGGGAATGGTCTTATTGCTATCATCTCCGGATTGGCTGGTAATGTATTGGTGGATACATTCGCGCTTGGGCCTGTAGCGCCCTTTGATGCAGCAGCATGCATTTTGGCTATAGGCATGGCTGTAATTATGTCATCGTGGACTGAAAACTACGGAGACCCTTCAGAGAACAAGAATTTACTTGCACAGTTCAAGGGTGCTGCAGTGGCTATTGCTTCTGGTACGTCGTGAGAACTGTTGGATGAAATAGAACAATAGAATTTAACTAGTATGATTGTGTGCCATCCAATTTTATTTAAGAAAATAGTGGCCCATTTTATCGCAGATGGTATTTAAGTTTTTGTTTGACCTTTTACCAACCAAAAGGAACAAAATCATTTATGTTAATTATATTCTTGCCTCTCAGCCCTTAATTTCTTTGTCTTCTGTATAACATCTGTTTGTTTATGTTGGGCAGATGAAAAAATAGCTTTATTGGGTGCCATTCAATCACTGTTTGAGGGTTCAATGTATACCTTTGTATTCCTTTGGACCCCTGCATTGAGTCCAAACGACGAGGAAATTCCACATGGATTTATCTTTGCAACTTTCATGCTGGCTTCAATGTTGGGAAGCTCAATTGCATCCCGTCTACTGGCTCGTTCATCTCTTAAAGCTGAGAGCTACATGCAAGTAGTTTTCTCCGTCTCAGCTGTTTCTCTGTTGCTGCCAATTGTAACAAATGTATGTCAAATCTCCAGTTCTTGTCCTACTTTTATATTGTTTAAAAGAAGCCACAATGGCAGTtttgagttttgacgggtttCAAACCCAGATCATGAGTACCATTACTCAATGACTTGACCAGCTAAGCTAGTTGAAATCTGCTCGCTCTACTTTATAGATTACATAATCAAGTGCTTGATGATTATTCTTATTGTAACAGTTTCTGGTGGAGCCCTCAAAGATAAGAGGTGGCGGCATTTCATTTTCTGGCAGTGTACAGCTTCTTGGGTTCTGTGCTTTTGAGGCTTGTGTAGGAATATTCTGGCCATCCATAATGAAGATGAGGTCTCAGTATATTCCAGAGGAGGCTAGGAGTACCATCATGAACTTTTTCCGGATTCCTCTTAATATCTTCGTCTGCGTTGTTCTCTACAATGTATGTTTCTCGAACACTTGTAGTTCACCTACTATTCTTAGACTGCTCTTGAAGCTCCATAGTTTGCTCATGGTACATGTTTTTGACTCACTAGAATCCAATTGTTTCCTAGGACTTTAGGTGACACATTAATTTTATGCGAGACCAACCTATTTAACCATAAAACTTGCTCATGTACTTCATACTAGTTAACCACTAAAAACTGAAATTAAGGAAACACGACCCCATTATATGGGCGAGTCTTGTTATATTCTTGTCAGGAGACCATCTCATATAAGAATTTTCCTACCTGCTCACACATTCATGTTAATGACTTGATGGATCCATGTGTTATGATTTTACTCGTAAAGTCCTAATCTTAAACTGTCTATGCCCCCGTCTGAATGGGGCTTAAAAGTCTAGGTATAGCTTCCAGCTCTCAGTGGGAGTCattctactccctccgtcccggtcatttgttgtcctttggtatTACTGCTGAATATTGGAGTGATATCTACGCTCACTTCTGTTTCTGACATTGCCTTTTTTTATACGTGAAGGTCAATGCATTTCCGATAACTGTCATGTTTGGAATGTGCTCAATCTTCCTCTTTGTGGCATGTATATTACAAAGGCGGCTCATGGTGATAGCTGACAAAACGAGTAAGTAGAATGCATGCCAACCCGACACAAATTTCTAGTATATTAGAATTTACAAAGGCAGAAATGCTATTTCCACATCTCGATTTCTCGCTTTCTGTTGCTTAATACTGGCTTTTCAATCCGTCAAATTTTCAATTGAGATTTGAGAGTATATTTTCATTCTCACAGAGACCGAAGATTATGTACTCAAGGAAAGAGACTCAGAAGCCGAGCCATTGAACATTTGAGCATCGAAAGAGAGTAGCAAGTAATAATATTCAAGTAGAACAGTAATACAACGGCAATCACTGTAGGAATTAAGTTTGATGGTATGCCAGAAAAGGTAAGAAGCAAATGAAGAGAGAAAAAAGTTACTCAAGCACAAGCAAAGCGCTATTTCAGTTGCAGATAGCAGTCGGCTAGTGTTTTCAAGAAGCTATTCTTTAATTTTACCTACCTTGTCTTTCTCAACAACAGGTCAAAGAACGACAGGGGATctagtttcatttttttttttttttttacttcgaGTTTCTTAGGTGTAGTAAATCTTTCTTTTGACAACGGAGGTGTAGTAAATCTGGTGTAATCATAATGTGTTTTCGTTTATTGTTTGAAAGTTCCATTTTATTTGTAATTTGGAAGTCAAACGAGATTCTTGTGCAAACTAAGTGTTATAAgcataatttaacattttaacagAATACCATATTACCTTGTAACAAACTTTGAGAATCGACGTAACATTCATGGGCTGTTGACAGGAAAATTTTCAAGTTTTCGTGACATTTTGAGTTTTTTTCCCGAAGTTTTTCTTTTTCAACCGTAATATATATATAAGTAACGCTAATATGTTTTAGCCTTGCAAATTGTTTCCCTGAACTCGGATTAGCATTTCTAAAAATTGAGCAACCCAAAGTCGTCCACTGACAACATAATTTATCGAATCAGCATCTTATATTGTTATGATTCCATCATAAGGAGTGCACAAACCTCAGCTGAATGTACAAGAATGAACAAATGCGATTATTGTGTTAAATTTACAACTCATAAACAAGTTAACAAGCTTCAATAATTCTATAATACATACAAGATACGAAAAGAAAGACATTACAGATACTTACATATGAATCATGATATCCTATGTGTAGTCACATAATCTTGCTTCGTTTTGCTTCAATAGTCGCAACTTCGAGATCTCCAATGAAGAAAAGGATCTTTTCGAGAATCCCATAACCAGGCGATCCATCTTCATTGACATTGCCATGTCGACTCAATGCTGCTTCTTCGTTTGTGTTCCTACGTTTCCTAGAACCCAAATGGCGTTGGATTTCACCGCCATGAATCAGGTAGTAATCAGCCCCCTCTCTTGTTATCTTCAGTCCCCTGGAATCACAATCAAAAGACTTTCAATGGAAAACTCtgaaattttttacaaattacttcaCATTACGCCATTAGATTTTTCTTTTCAGGCACTAGATTTTTGAAATTGTCGCTACTGGCATGCCATTTGTTCTTAAAATCGGATTTGCATCTCTATTGCTAATTCTATGAAACGAGAAACAAATATATATGATCTACTTACAGTCCGACTCTATTACAACGGTCTTGCACTTCATAAACATCTTTCCATGATTGTGAATTAGTGGGGGTATAAAATCGAGCTTGATCTTCACCCCACCTCTCCTTGAACAGATTAGCCCATAACACGTCATCAGATCCCAAACCGTTCCATTTCCTGCAAACTTCACCCGCAAGGATCCATAATAAATCAACTGAAAGCAATAATTGTATAAAATCTCTTTTTGTCAACAGATTATAGGCCATTTATAATAGAGATACAAGTGTGAGTGCTCCATAAATCGTCGAAAGATGATCATATTCCAAAACTAAGGATCAATAACTAACAGTACCACACTGCCCCAAAACTACTGCCAATAGCGGACTAACGGGGATCGGATTTATGAGTCTGTTTAAAATTGCATCGAGAATTCGAGATACCGCTACTTGACAACTAACAGAAGCGTAATCAGTTTAGTAAACCATTTTACATAATTGCATTTCACCAACCAATTATtctcactatagacggatatatccatctAAAGTGAAAGAggggtcaaatatgcttaaagtggtgacatttttggaaCCCACCATGCAACTTGTTGCCTGTGTTTAAAGTGGGTGAATATTTGgcctataactatagacggatatctcccgtttataatgagaatttgtgtgcaCCATAATCCAGAACCAAATAATGCGGAATATAAATCAAGAATCGCAATGAAAAATTCGGTTCCCCAGCTCTTATTTCTCCCTATTCTCCATCTTGTTCTAACATAATGAAGATTTGAGACAGTAGAAAGTCAATGATCTTATAATATTGTTCCTCATTATTTGACAATTATACCTCTACATACGAAATCACAACTCGATCCGATATATAATTTTATCTCATCTATTGAAAATCAAAATGATCAGAGAACTGTTGAATTTTGCTCATATCAATAGCAAAATGGAATTTTCCACCCAAAATCTACACCACCACATACATGCATAATCTAATTACTTGAAAAATCTCAATTCACTAGTAAAATCAACAAAATTAAGATTGCCCAATTCAAATTACTCCAtcatttcaacattttcaaaCATATGATTACAAATTATCATCAAACATAACAAATTAACAGGGGAAGATTCAAATACGGTAATTTtaaatcgtagttctcggaaagacaatcgatttgaaaaaaaaaagtcactTTTTAGCTCGTAAGCACGAGTTGCCTCTTAAAGTTTTTCGgataaaaaaattgggtatttcgtgcAAAATGTCAAACCTTTCCGATTAATCAATAAACATCGAATATTAATTAAATATCCATATACCCAGATCAAATTGGCACAAATTAAACAAACCCAGAATCAAATAAATGAATTATAAATGAAATTATAAGGAATTGAATAAGATTGAGAAGAGAAAATTGGAAATTGAGCTGACCTTGTTGAGCTGTGGCTAAATTCTGATAATCCAAGATACGGAAAATCTTAAGACAAAGCTCATTTGGTAATTTTTCCATCAAAATTAATAACGCAAATCTTAGATTTCCAAAAATTTTGCAACAAATGAAGTTATCTGTTAGCTAGAAGAGATTACTATACAACTATAGAAGAAGTATTTTGTACGTATTCATATCTGTCTCTAACATGTCAAATAATGCGTAATAGTGTAGTAATTTGGTCGGGTATAATAAAATCGGTTGATCTTTCTTAAGACCGTATATCGGTATATTTATCCGCCTTAATGAATGGGTCAAATAATAGGAGTAAATAGTATGAGTCTGAAGCCTTCTAACTTGTAAGTTTTGATAAAATTTTCACTTAAAATGACAATCTGTTTAAAGATGAAATGAGTGATAACCAGTGGAGTTTTTAGAACTTCGTTAATCGGGGTTCGATTTTTATAGACAATTTTTTTTAAAGCTAAAATTgttgttagaacacatttgttgatgatgacatgcctatTTTAACCATGCTTTTACATGTTCCATTTTAGGATTTAGTCCTTTTCCCCAATCAAAAGTTAATCAATGTTCAAGGTTAAGAAGTGTTGATGAAGCTACCCAAGAATTGTGTTGTAATAAGAGTCACATATGTAAGGGTAAGAGAGTATGATATTAAGGCAACAGTAAGCAAGACTGTTGTTTAACAACAGTCTGCTTTCTAAGGCAACAGTAAGCAAGACTGTTGCTTTAGCTCATGTCACTTGAGGGAAGTCTTCAATTTCAAAATTACTCATATTTTCAAATACAAACTTCTATCAAATGTTCATTTCTAATATTTGAATTTTATGAAAGGTTGTTTTTAAGAAAGAATATTCAAATGACATCTTTCAAAAGGTTTTATCTCAAATTGacaatatcttttatcataactTTTGGAAAGAGGAACTTGTTTCTTTCCAAAATTGTTTCTGTAAAAATGTTTTTACTTGGTTGTCAATCTTGTTCTGACTGGTTTTCAAAGGCCTTTTAAAGATAATAATaaagcttcttttcttcttcaaccTTTAAAAGAATGCCCCCTTTTATGCAAACTTGGTTAagtcaaaaatatttatttttttatcataTGTCTTGACCTCTAAACCCTAGTTTGTTTGCCTATAAAAGGAGCACTCTTCTCCTTCATTTCTTAAGACTTTCCTGAGAATTTCAAAGTGTTTTGAAAAATTGTTTTTAAAAACTTAAAGCTTTTTACTTCCTTTGCAAAATATTTCTAAGTCTTCCAGTGACAACAGTCTTCACTACCGTTGCCTTAAGTATTGCATTCTCTTGCCTAAAATCGTTTGATCAATAAgttgtccttatcaattctttcataGAATCAGCTTGAGGAAACTTGATCTTGTAAACATTTTAGTTAGAGTCTTGAGTttctagacggagtagtcttagaactcgtgtcgcaaccggagtaggttgttggtccttttattgTAAGTGTTTAAGTAGTCAGAGTAGATCACTTCacttattaataaaagaagattggacgtaggcccttaaagtgttggccgaaccaattcaaaaatatcgtgttgatctctcgttacttttatttccgctgcatttaTCTTACTTATTCCTCACTCACGTTTTTATTTAACAACAGTTCCTAATACTGTTGCTTTTGGTCAGCAACCTTATCTCATGTGCTAAGACAAACAAGCAACAATCAGATCAACTGTTGCCTTACAACAATCATTCTTAACAACGTAATACACTCTTAATGAatcaatttatttgatgtatccacTTGTTCTTCATTTTATCAATCAACGTGATACACTCTTAATGAATCATAATTATCGCTCCAGAGATTGATATGGGTAATTGTTTGTCCGAGTCCTTCTTGATTAACAAGAGAGAAAGGGGACAATGGATCGATTTTGCATTCGGAAACGAAAGCAAAATTAGGGATAATCGCATTCTGCGTCATCGCGTATGAAACGAAGTAACACAATAGGATTTTTAGGGTTGAATGATAGAGTACACTGATACCATGATAATTAGAATAGAGTAGGGTAAATCATTTGTGTTGTATTTCTCATAAAATTGT
Protein-coding sequences here:
- the LOC141618547 gene encoding rhodanese-like domain-containing protein 14, chloroplastic isoform X2 is translated as MASFTSVTQHQSISSSLNHIFHDSILFRSSKTGQSCSLMNNSGMNTSARLRFHSAPMGFSVRNAATKPAKSPAEEEWKVKREVLLKKKVKTVDVKEALRLQNENNFVILDVRPEAEFKEGHPPGAINVQIYRLIKEWTAWDIARRAAFAFFGIFSGTEENPNFIQEVESKLDKNAKIIVACSAGGTMRPSMNLPEGQQSRSLIAAYLLVLNGYDNVFHLEGGLYNWFKEDLPVVSEE
- the LOC141618547 gene encoding rhodanese-like domain-containing protein 14, chloroplastic isoform X1; amino-acid sequence: MASFTSVTQHQSISSSLNHIFHDSILFRSSKTGQSCSLMNNSGMNTSARLRFHSAPMGFSVRNAATKPAKSPAAEEEWKVKREVLLKKKVKTVDVKEALRLQNENNFVILDVRPEAEFKEGHPPGAINVQIYRLIKEWTAWDIARRAAFAFFGIFSGTEENPNFIQEVESKLDKNAKIIVACSAGGTMRPSMNLPEGQQSRSLIAAYLLVLNGYDNVFHLEGGLYNWFKEDLPVVSEE
- the LOC141618551 gene encoding uncharacterized protein LOC141618551; this translates as MEIFYYLVFGSLASIVAAVEFSKSNKDRINTPSSFNSFKNNYLLVYSLMMAGDWLQGPYVYYLYSTYGFGKGEIGQLFIAGFGSSMLFGTIVGSLADKQGRKRACVTYCITYILSCITKHSPQYKVLMLGRVLGGIATSLLFSAFESWLVAEHNKRGFEQQWLSITFSKAIFLGNGLIAIISGLAGNVLVDTFALGPVAPFDAAACILAIGMAVIMSSWTENYGDPSENKNLLAQFKGAAVAIASDEKIALLGAIQSLFEGSMYTFVFLWTPALSPNDEEIPHGFIFATFMLASMLGSSIASRLLARSSLKAESYMQVVFSVSAVSLLLPIVTNFLVEPSKIRGGGISFSGSVQLLGFCAFEACVGIFWPSIMKMRSQYIPEEARSTIMNFFRIPLNIFVCVVLYNVNAFPITVMFGMCSIFLFVACILQRRLMVIADKTKTEDYVLKERDSEAEPLNI
- the LOC141618552 gene encoding uncharacterized protein LOC141618552 gives rise to the protein MEKLPNELCLKIFRILDYQNLATAQQVCRKWNGLGSDDVLWANLFKERWGEDQARFYTPTNSQSWKDVYEVQDRCNRVGLGLKITREGADYYLIHGGEIQRHLGSRKRRNTNEEAALSRHGNVNEDGSPGYGILEKILFFIGDLEVATIEAKRSKIM